A portion of the Oncorhynchus gorbuscha isolate QuinsamMale2020 ecotype Even-year linkage group LG07, OgorEven_v1.0, whole genome shotgun sequence genome contains these proteins:
- the LOC124039801 gene encoding GTPase IMAP family member 4 yields MESEKQFQSTGEDVPDPEEEEKRLAAAAREANRLSELRLVLLGWRWPGKSLTGNTILGREEFRLERAAEFCVKRQTEVEGRQVTVIDTPGWFSAQTTPLLYQQEMVRGATMCGPPGPHAFLLVIPVGMFTEVDRGRIEEHLALFGESVWRHTILVFTWAEVLRNMSIERHIKREGKDLQWVLEKCKRRYFVINNCIFGEHPQLRRLMEKIEKVVAEEGIYNPEEVEEKKPLDQNQNQNRELGARPKVNSAVGLAKLDVDPPHNSVD; encoded by the exons ATGGAATCAGAGAAACAATTTCAATCAACAG GAGAGGATGTGCCTgacccagaggaggaggagaagaggctgGCGGCCGCAGCCCGGGAAGCCAACCGTTTATCTGAGCTGCGGCTGGTGCTGTTGGGCTGGAGGTGGCCTGGGAAGAGCCTCACAGGCAACACCATCCTGGGCCGCGAGGAGTTCCGCCTAGAACGGGCAGCCGAGTTCTGTGTCAAGCGTCAGACTGAGGTGGAGGGGCGCCAGGTGACAGTGATAGACACGCCGGGCTGGTTCTCAGCCCAGACAACGCCTCTCCTTTACCAGCAGGAGATGGTACGGGGCGCCACTATGTGTGGTCCCCCTGGCCCCCACGCCTTCCTGCTTGTCATCCCCGTGGGCATGTTTACTGAGGTGGACCGGGGCCGCATCGAGGAGCACCTGGCCCTGTTTGGGGAGAGCGTGTGGAGGCATACTATCCTAGTGTTCACTTGGGCTGAGGTACTGAGGAACATGTCCATCGAGAGACACATCAAGCGGGAGGGGAAGGATCTGCAGTGGGTGTTGGAAAAGTGCAAGAGGAGATACTTTGTCATCAATAACTGCATATTTGGGGAGCACCCCCAACTGAGGCGGCTCATGGAGAAGATAGAGAAGGTGGTGGCGGAGGAGGGCATCTATAAcccagaggaggtggaggagaagaaacCTCTGGACCAAAACCAGAACCAGAACCGGGAGCTTGGGGCAAGGCCCAAAGTGAACTCTGCTGTAGGATTGGCCAAACTGGACGTGGACCCGCCCCACA ATTCGgtggattga
- the chmp4c gene encoding LOW QUALITY PROTEIN: charged multivesicular body protein 4c (The sequence of the model RefSeq protein was modified relative to this genomic sequence to represent the inferred CDS: inserted 1 base in 1 codon), whose translation MSKISKLFKGSSSSSSSSHYPSSSKSKHGHRSRTGPTPQEAIHKLRETEAMLAKKQDFLENKIEQEIMIAKKNGLKNKRAALQALKRKKRFEQQLTQIDGTLSTIEFQREALENANTNTEVLKTMGYAAKAIKGVHQNMDLDKIDSLMQDITESQEVAQEICDAISRPFGDAFDEDELLAXELELEESMTNMGRVPSVPTAKLPTKLPSTRPSRRTPSKKRAEDDDMQMLAAWAV comes from the exons ATGAGCAAAATTTCTAAATTGTTCAAGGGAAGCTCAAGTTCGAGCTCTTCTAGCCACTATCCAAGCTCTTCGAAGTCGAAACATGGCCATCGGTCTCGGACAGGACCTACCCCGCAGGAGGCCATTCACAAACTTCGAGAAACAGAGGCGATGCTGGCGAAAAAACAGGACTtcttggaaaataaaattgaacaAGAAATTATGATAGCAAAGAAGAATGGCCTCAAGAATAAACGTG CGGCCCTCCAGGCACTGAAGAGGAAGAAGCGCTTTGAGCAGCAGCTCACCCAGATTGACGGGACCCTCTCCACCATCGAGTTCCAAAGGGAGGCATTGGAGAATGCCAACACCAACACTGAGGTCCTGAAGACCATGGGCTACGCTGCCAAGGCCATCAAGGGGGTCCACCAGAACAT ggatCTGGATAAAATTGACTCTCTGATGCAGGACATCACTGAGTCGCAGGAAGTGGCCCAGGAGATCTGTGATGCTATCTCCCGACCTTTCGGAGATGCATTTGATGAG GATGAGCTGTTAG GGGAGCTGGAGCTGGAGGAGAGCATGACGAACATGGGCAGAGTGCCCAGTGTGCCCACCGCCAAGCTGCCCACCAAGCTTCCCTCAACTCGACCCAGCCGGCGCACTC CGTCCAAGAAGAGGGCAGAGGATGATGACATGCAGATGCTGGCAGCCTGGGCAGTGTAA